A stretch of Nonomuraea africana DNA encodes these proteins:
- a CDS encoding SLC13 family permease has product MLSRLGVLDWVRIGLLALGLVFVATGLLPLERAVEELDGIWPLMIFLVGVIVLAELTKEAQVFDVIADRMAVVARGSNVALFLLCVAFASVVTIFLNLDTTAVLLTPVMLALAPRAGIAALPLAMTTIWLANTASLLLPVSNLTNLLGMEKINLSTKEFAGHMWAAQLAAIAVTMVFLWVFYWRGHRGHSPPETRPVADRVLFSSASAACALFIGALLIEVPVSVAAPAAAAIVVVAFFVRDRGKLTWSLVPWQLLIFVTGLFLVVPTLSAHGLSAVMAWLVGDAHDPFRTAFVAAGLANVINNLPAYQALEGVVANPLVLLVGVNVGPVVTPWASLATLLWFESCARHGVKVPMRRFVLTGAGLAVVGIAASAAALVANSG; this is encoded by the coding sequence GTGCTGAGCCGACTGGGCGTCCTCGACTGGGTCAGGATCGGGCTGCTCGCCCTGGGGCTGGTCTTCGTGGCGACGGGGCTGTTGCCGCTGGAGCGGGCGGTCGAGGAGCTCGACGGCATCTGGCCGCTGATGATCTTCCTGGTGGGCGTCATCGTGCTCGCCGAGCTCACCAAGGAGGCCCAGGTCTTCGACGTGATCGCGGACCGGATGGCGGTGGTGGCCAGGGGCAGCAACGTGGCCCTGTTCCTGCTGTGCGTGGCCTTCGCCTCGGTGGTGACGATCTTCCTGAACCTCGACACCACCGCGGTCCTGCTCACCCCCGTCATGCTGGCCCTCGCCCCGAGGGCGGGCATCGCCGCGCTGCCGCTGGCGATGACGACGATCTGGCTGGCCAACACCGCCAGCCTCTTACTGCCGGTCTCCAACCTGACCAACCTGCTGGGCATGGAGAAGATCAACCTGTCCACCAAGGAGTTCGCCGGCCACATGTGGGCCGCGCAGCTGGCGGCGATCGCGGTGACGATGGTGTTCCTGTGGGTGTTCTACTGGCGGGGCCACCGCGGCCACAGCCCTCCCGAGACGCGGCCGGTCGCCGACCGGGTGCTGTTCTCCTCGGCGTCGGCGGCCTGCGCGCTGTTCATCGGCGCCCTGCTGATCGAGGTGCCGGTCTCGGTGGCGGCTCCGGCGGCCGCGGCCATCGTGGTGGTCGCCTTCTTCGTCAGGGACAGGGGGAAGCTCACCTGGAGCCTGGTGCCGTGGCAGCTGCTGATCTTCGTCACCGGGCTCTTCCTCGTCGTGCCGACGCTGAGCGCCCACGGGCTGTCGGCGGTCATGGCGTGGCTGGTCGGCGACGCCCACGACCCCTTCCGCACCGCCTTCGTGGCGGCCGGACTGGCCAACGTGATCAACAATCTGCCCGCCTACCAGGCGCTGGAGGGGGTCGTGGCCAACCCGTTGGTCCTGCTCGTCGGCGTCAACGTCGGCCCGGTCGTCACGCCGTGGGCGTCGCTGGCGACGCTGCTGTGGTTCGAGTCGTGCGCCAGGCACGGGGTGAAGGTGCCGATGCGCCGCTTCGTGCTCACCGGCGCCGGCCTGGCCGTCGTCGGTATCGCGGCGAGCGCCGCCGCCCTGGTGGCCAACTCGGGCTGA
- a CDS encoding TIR domain-containing protein: MARDGRPTDIFVSYSPADTAWATWIAWELESAGYRTMIQAWDFVPGTNFIDFMDRGVSEAQVVVAVLSRNYLTSRYGRMEWQAALRAAPDNPSSKLITVRLEDVPLEGLLSTITWVDLVGVTDPAKARGMLLNRIAEAVAGRAKPHLPPAFPHGAPEPEAEREPPPSRESLGRGRRTPMSAPAFPLGRAEERQRDSVSVLHLGGTRFGRALPEPGEPFTPEELQARIWGDLTRMQDQGMPKPDLMLVTGDLTESGTLTQFGHATQFLTSLRVLLGLEPQRLVVVPGPRDVTKAAAKAYFATCEADDVRPQPPYWPKWRHFAGMFGELYHEGPVFDGSQPWSLFEVPELRLVVAGLNSTMAMSHLEKDAYGLVGEAQAAWFAERLRAYEERAWLRLGAVGHAPGGLRDIASVERLLGHRLNLLFHGPGPSADGTVGAPRRHQVVEFTRTGIRTWVPDAEPERTPYQWRSALATFTGESPPAPAKAVTEVVEREPSPTELLLDRITEVCEARHERIKIRRFDTHLVMTYPEDGFVRQQMIAAHVGELTADHADTLVRQAHSTSLGLELVYQGPPPARALRDDLMRRGMRVRSFTEFQGLLDLSEYVAEQSVRLRTDRRYPPDLYVPQRYRELDRPAPEIREGLTDELMRLLSADHGRFLLVLGDFGHGKTFALRELARRIPAELPHLTPILIELRALDKAHSVDGLVAAHLANHGEELIDLKAFHYLLRQGRIVLLFDGFDELVTRVTYDRAADHLTTLLAAAEDKAKIVVASRTQHFKSHGQVLTTLGEMVGVLPQRRVFSVEDFTHGQIRSYLANRFTDSGAAEARMSLLEGIKDLLDLGRNPRMLSFIADLDAERLRTVATARHTISPALLYEEILSSWLAFEERRTSVPGAPATLTTDELWRAVTALALRLWDTGESFLGLAELTEIAETLTDLADGQLTSVQAAHAVGTGSLMVRTDEGMFGFIHASVMEWLIARHVAASLPDSTLPARRPLSALTVEFLCDLADVGALQGWVAGVLADPDTDDVVRANAVKILARLRTPAKADLRGANLQGEDLSGRDLQEVDLTGARLDGATLAGTNLTRAILRDARLTGARMDGASLVGADLRGADLSGARLFGTDLSDAAVEGSRWHRAALVNIAGTVPALPGAAVVPRDPVEIELAPAAVGVPYGYHFQTSRLPEPIAYSPSGALLAVGNEDGGVLLCAGGVPVRTLQGHRGRVYAVTFSDDLLATGASDGAVVLWDPLTGQRLHTLRGHADGVWPVRFSPGGDLVMAGGADGVVRIWSTATGELLHRLSGHTAPIFTAVFTPWGLITGDSAGTVRVWNSGRLSRTLFSGQGAVYRAAHSGDLLATGHEDGTVRVWREGELLHTLPGHRGRVYCVAFSPSGDLLATGDTEGAVLLWDPRSGESRGPHTTHRAAVYQVTFSPSGDLLATGDSDGTVRVQEIGGSARTELAGHRSSVWPFSFRPDGAQLATSSNDGTTRLWDPITGQCTRILRGHGRRISSVAFSADGSMLATSGNDGVVRIWEPRTGRRLREFTGAADRLISAVFSPAGPVLATASNDGGVHFWNAVTGDHERELHVETDHVWAEAFSPDGLHLATANDDDSVRVWYRPTARLVSDLTDHRGRVRSIAFSPDGTFVATGCDDKLIRIWHAESGGRVATLEGHTDRVYSVEFSPSGDLLASASNDGRALIWELRPGKPWQPRLRHTLSGHAGRLWSIAFDASGTLVATGGDDLTVRVWQVATGRLVHTLTGHSRRVLSVAFSPSSPSLLASAGDDGVVILWADGVRRATLLGLPEGWAALAPDGRYKCQGEVAGQFWHVIGMARFELGELDPHLPAVRSIALDAEF; encoded by the coding sequence ATGGCGCGTGACGGCAGGCCCACCGACATCTTCGTCAGCTACTCCCCCGCCGACACGGCCTGGGCCACCTGGATCGCCTGGGAGCTCGAGTCGGCGGGCTACCGCACGATGATCCAGGCGTGGGACTTCGTTCCGGGCACGAACTTCATCGACTTCATGGACAGGGGCGTCAGCGAGGCGCAGGTGGTCGTCGCGGTGCTGTCGCGCAACTACCTCACCTCCCGCTACGGCCGGATGGAGTGGCAGGCCGCGCTGCGGGCCGCCCCCGACAACCCCTCCAGCAAGCTGATCACGGTCAGGCTCGAGGACGTGCCGCTCGAAGGGCTGCTGTCGACGATCACCTGGGTGGACCTGGTCGGCGTCACCGATCCCGCCAAGGCGCGCGGCATGCTGCTCAACCGCATCGCCGAGGCGGTGGCCGGGCGGGCCAAGCCCCACCTGCCGCCCGCCTTCCCGCACGGCGCCCCCGAACCCGAGGCCGAGCGGGAGCCGCCGCCGTCCAGGGAGAGCCTCGGCAGGGGCAGGAGGACACCCATGTCGGCACCCGCGTTCCCGCTGGGCCGGGCGGAGGAGCGGCAGCGCGACTCCGTCAGCGTGTTACATCTGGGCGGCACCAGGTTCGGCAGGGCGCTGCCCGAGCCCGGCGAGCCGTTCACGCCCGAGGAGCTGCAGGCGCGCATCTGGGGCGACCTGACCAGGATGCAGGACCAGGGGATGCCCAAGCCCGACCTGATGCTGGTCACCGGCGACCTGACGGAGTCGGGCACCCTCACTCAGTTCGGGCACGCGACGCAGTTCCTGACGAGCCTGCGCGTGCTGCTGGGCCTCGAGCCGCAGCGCCTGGTCGTCGTCCCGGGGCCGCGTGACGTGACGAAGGCGGCCGCCAAGGCGTACTTCGCCACCTGCGAGGCCGACGACGTGCGCCCGCAGCCACCGTACTGGCCCAAGTGGCGGCACTTCGCGGGGATGTTCGGCGAGCTGTACCACGAGGGGCCCGTCTTCGACGGCAGCCAGCCCTGGAGCCTGTTCGAGGTGCCCGAGCTGCGCCTGGTCGTGGCGGGGCTCAACTCCACGATGGCGATGAGCCACCTGGAGAAGGACGCCTACGGCCTGGTGGGCGAGGCGCAGGCGGCCTGGTTCGCCGAGCGGCTGCGCGCCTACGAGGAGCGGGCGTGGCTGCGCCTCGGGGCGGTCGGGCACGCGCCCGGCGGGTTGCGCGACATCGCCTCGGTCGAGCGGCTGCTCGGGCACCGGCTCAACCTGCTCTTCCACGGCCCTGGGCCGTCCGCCGACGGCACGGTGGGGGCGCCGCGCCGTCACCAGGTCGTCGAGTTCACCCGCACGGGCATCCGCACCTGGGTCCCCGACGCCGAGCCCGAGCGCACGCCGTACCAGTGGCGCTCGGCGCTGGCCACCTTCACCGGCGAGAGCCCGCCCGCGCCCGCCAAGGCCGTCACCGAGGTCGTCGAACGCGAGCCGAGCCCGACCGAGCTGCTGCTCGACCGCATCACCGAGGTGTGCGAGGCCAGGCACGAGCGCATCAAGATCCGCAGATTCGACACCCACCTGGTGATGACCTACCCGGAGGACGGCTTCGTCCGCCAGCAGATGATCGCCGCCCACGTCGGCGAGCTCACCGCCGACCACGCCGACACCCTCGTCCGGCAGGCCCACTCCACCAGCCTCGGCCTCGAGCTCGTCTACCAGGGCCCGCCGCCCGCGCGGGCGCTGCGCGACGACCTCATGCGCAGGGGCATGCGGGTGCGCAGCTTCACCGAGTTCCAGGGTCTGCTCGACCTGTCGGAGTACGTCGCCGAGCAGTCCGTGCGGCTGCGCACCGACCGCCGCTACCCGCCCGACCTGTACGTCCCGCAGCGCTACCGCGAGCTCGACCGGCCGGCCCCGGAGATCAGGGAGGGCCTCACCGACGAGCTGATGCGGCTGCTGTCGGCCGACCACGGCAGGTTCCTGCTCGTGCTCGGCGACTTCGGGCACGGCAAGACCTTCGCCCTGCGCGAGCTGGCCAGGCGCATCCCGGCCGAGCTGCCGCACCTCACGCCGATCCTGATCGAGCTGCGCGCGCTGGACAAGGCGCACTCGGTCGACGGCCTGGTCGCCGCGCACCTGGCCAACCACGGCGAGGAGCTGATCGACCTCAAGGCCTTCCACTACCTGCTGCGGCAGGGGCGCATCGTGCTGCTGTTCGACGGGTTCGACGAGCTGGTCACCCGCGTCACCTACGACAGGGCCGCCGACCACCTCACCACGCTGCTGGCCGCGGCCGAGGACAAGGCGAAGATCGTCGTGGCCAGCCGCACGCAGCACTTCAAGTCGCACGGGCAGGTGCTGACCACGCTCGGCGAGATGGTCGGGGTGCTGCCGCAGCGGCGGGTCTTCAGCGTGGAGGACTTCACTCACGGGCAGATCCGCTCCTACCTGGCCAACCGCTTCACCGACAGCGGCGCGGCCGAGGCCAGGATGTCCCTGCTGGAGGGCATCAAGGACCTGCTCGACCTCGGGCGCAACCCGCGCATGCTGAGTTTCATCGCCGACCTCGACGCCGAGCGGCTCCGCACGGTCGCCACCGCCCGCCACACGATCAGCCCCGCGCTGCTGTACGAGGAGATCCTCAGCTCGTGGCTGGCCTTCGAGGAGCGGCGCACCAGTGTGCCGGGTGCTCCGGCGACGCTCACCACCGACGAGCTGTGGCGGGCGGTGACGGCGCTGGCGCTGCGGCTGTGGGACACCGGCGAGTCCTTCCTCGGCCTGGCCGAGCTGACCGAGATCGCCGAGACCCTCACCGACCTGGCCGACGGCCAGCTCACCAGCGTGCAGGCGGCCCACGCGGTCGGCACGGGCAGCCTGATGGTCCGCACCGACGAGGGGATGTTCGGGTTCATCCACGCCTCGGTGATGGAGTGGCTGATCGCCAGACACGTCGCCGCCTCGCTGCCCGACTCCACGCTGCCGGCCAGGCGCCCGCTGTCGGCGCTGACCGTGGAGTTCCTCTGCGACCTGGCCGACGTCGGGGCCCTGCAGGGCTGGGTGGCGGGCGTGCTGGCCGACCCGGACACCGACGACGTGGTGCGGGCCAACGCCGTCAAGATCCTGGCCAGGCTGCGCACCCCCGCCAAGGCCGACCTGCGCGGGGCGAACCTGCAGGGCGAGGACCTGTCGGGACGCGACCTGCAGGAGGTCGACCTCACCGGAGCGCGCCTGGACGGAGCGACCCTCGCGGGCACGAACCTGACCAGGGCCATCCTGCGCGACGCGCGGCTGACGGGGGCGCGCATGGACGGCGCCTCCCTGGTCGGGGCCGATCTGCGCGGCGCGGACCTGTCGGGAGCACGGCTGTTCGGCACCGACCTCAGCGACGCGGCCGTCGAGGGCAGCCGCTGGCACCGGGCCGCCCTCGTCAACATCGCCGGGACGGTTCCGGCGCTGCCGGGCGCGGCGGTCGTGCCGCGAGACCCCGTCGAGATCGAGCTGGCGCCCGCCGCTGTCGGCGTGCCGTACGGCTATCACTTCCAGACCAGCCGCCTGCCCGAGCCGATCGCCTACAGCCCCTCGGGCGCGCTGCTGGCCGTGGGCAACGAGGACGGCGGGGTGCTGCTGTGCGCGGGCGGCGTGCCGGTGCGGACGCTGCAGGGGCACAGGGGCCGCGTCTACGCCGTCACCTTCAGCGACGACCTGCTGGCCACGGGCGCCAGCGACGGCGCCGTCGTGCTGTGGGACCCGCTGACCGGTCAGCGCCTGCACACGCTGCGCGGACACGCTGACGGGGTGTGGCCGGTCAGGTTCAGCCCGGGCGGCGACCTGGTCATGGCGGGCGGCGCCGACGGCGTCGTGCGGATCTGGTCCACCGCCACGGGGGAGCTCCTGCACCGCCTGAGCGGCCACACCGCGCCCATCTTCACCGCGGTCTTCACCCCGTGGGGCCTGATCACGGGCGACTCGGCGGGCACCGTACGCGTATGGAACTCGGGACGGCTGAGCCGCACGCTCTTCTCCGGACAGGGCGCGGTCTACCGGGCGGCCCACTCCGGCGACCTGCTCGCCACCGGCCACGAGGACGGCACGGTGCGCGTCTGGAGGGAGGGCGAGCTCCTGCACACCCTGCCGGGGCATCGGGGGCGGGTCTACTGCGTCGCCTTCTCGCCCAGCGGCGACCTCCTGGCCACCGGCGACACCGAGGGCGCGGTCCTGCTCTGGGACCCGCGCTCGGGCGAGTCACGCGGCCCGCACACCACCCACAGGGCCGCCGTCTACCAGGTGACGTTCTCGCCCTCGGGGGACCTGCTGGCCACGGGCGACTCCGACGGCACCGTACGCGTGCAGGAGATCGGCGGCTCGGCCAGGACCGAGCTGGCCGGACACCGCAGCTCGGTGTGGCCCTTCTCGTTCCGCCCCGACGGCGCCCAGCTGGCCACCAGCAGCAACGACGGCACCACCCGGCTGTGGGACCCGATCACCGGGCAGTGCACGCGGATCCTGCGCGGCCACGGCCGCCGCATCTCCTCCGTCGCCTTCAGCGCCGACGGCTCGATGCTGGCCACCAGCGGCAACGACGGCGTCGTCAGGATCTGGGAGCCGCGCACGGGCCGCCGCCTGCGGGAGTTCACCGGCGCGGCCGACCGGCTCATCTCGGCCGTCTTCTCCCCCGCGGGGCCCGTCCTGGCCACCGCCAGCAACGACGGCGGCGTCCACTTCTGGAACGCGGTCACCGGCGACCACGAACGCGAGCTGCACGTCGAGACCGACCACGTGTGGGCCGAGGCGTTCAGCCCCGACGGCCTGCACCTCGCCACCGCCAACGACGACGACAGCGTCCGCGTCTGGTACCGTCCCACGGCCCGCCTGGTCAGCGACCTCACCGACCACAGGGGCAGGGTCCGCTCGATCGCCTTCAGCCCCGACGGCACCTTCGTGGCCACCGGCTGCGACGACAAGCTGATCAGGATCTGGCACGCCGAGTCCGGCGGCAGGGTGGCGACGCTCGAAGGCCACACCGACCGCGTCTACTCCGTCGAGTTCTCCCCCTCGGGTGACCTCCTGGCCAGCGCCAGCAACGACGGCCGCGCCCTGATCTGGGAGCTGCGCCCCGGCAAGCCGTGGCAGCCGCGCCTGCGCCACACGCTGTCGGGACACGCGGGCAGGCTGTGGAGCATCGCCTTCGACGCCTCGGGCACCCTGGTCGCCACCGGCGGCGACGACCTCACCGTGCGGGTGTGGCAGGTCGCCACGGGACGGCTCGTCCACACCCTGACCGGGCACTCCCGCCGCGTCCTGTCGGTCGCCTTCAGCCCCTCCTCGCCCTCGCTGCTGGCCAGCGCGGGCGACGACGGCGTGGTGATCCTCTGGGCGGACGGCGTGCGCCGCGCCACCCTGCTCGGCCTCCCCGAGGGCTGGGCCGCCCTGGCGCCCGACGGCCGCTACAAGTGCCAGGGCGAGGTGGCGGGGCAGTTCTGGCACGTCATCGGAATGGCGAGGTTCGAGCTGGGCGAGCTCGATCCGCACCTGCCGGCCGTCCGCTCGATCGCCCTGGACGCGGAGTTCTGA
- the coaE gene encoding dephospho-CoA kinase, whose translation MLRVGLTGGIGSGKSEVSRRLGERGAVVIDADKIAREVVEPGTEGLARVVAAFGREILRPDGSLNREKLGTIVFADPDRLATLNGIVHPLVGERVAELQRSAPDDAVVVYDVPLLVENKLAPMYEVVIVVDASDEVRLDRLTRVRGMSESDAKARIAAQAAREDRLAVADIVIPNEGTLEELDARVAEVWERLTG comes from the coding sequence ATGCTGAGAGTGGGACTGACCGGCGGGATCGGGTCGGGGAAGAGCGAGGTCTCCAGGCGGCTGGGGGAGCGGGGCGCCGTGGTGATCGACGCGGACAAGATCGCCCGCGAGGTGGTCGAGCCCGGCACCGAGGGGCTGGCCAGGGTGGTCGCCGCGTTCGGCAGGGAGATCCTGCGCCCGGACGGCTCGCTGAACAGGGAGAAGCTCGGCACGATCGTCTTCGCCGACCCCGACCGCCTGGCCACGCTCAACGGGATCGTCCACCCCCTGGTGGGAGAGCGGGTGGCGGAGCTGCAGCGGAGCGCGCCCGACGACGCGGTCGTGGTCTACGACGTGCCGCTGCTGGTGGAGAACAAGCTGGCGCCGATGTACGAGGTCGTGATCGTGGTCGACGCCTCGGACGAGGTCCGCCTCGACCGGCTGACCAGGGTCAGGGGGATGTCCGAGAGCGACGCGAAAGCGCGCATCGCCGCCCAGGCCGCGCGGGAGGACCGGCTGGCCGTCGCCGACATCGTGATCCCGAACGAGGGCACGCTGGAGGAACTCGACGCCAGGGTCGCCGAGGTCTGGGAGCGGCTCACAGGTTGA
- a CDS encoding GNAT family N-acetyltransferase codes for MIARAVGEDAGEILTVQRAAYVSEAQLYGDPFIPPLVESVEQVRRAIETGVVLKARDGERIVGAVRGQLAGTTCLVGRLVVAPDAQRRGLGRALLEALHEEMSQAQAFDLFTGHLSEGNLRLYRKLGYRETRRERMDDHLTLVHLRRG; via the coding sequence GTGATCGCGCGGGCGGTGGGTGAGGACGCGGGGGAGATTCTGACCGTGCAGCGGGCGGCCTACGTCAGTGAGGCCCAGCTGTACGGTGACCCGTTCATCCCGCCGCTGGTGGAGTCCGTGGAGCAGGTGCGCAGGGCGATCGAGACCGGTGTTGTCCTCAAGGCCCGCGACGGCGAGCGGATCGTGGGCGCGGTCAGGGGCCAGCTGGCCGGCACCACCTGCCTGGTCGGGCGGCTGGTCGTGGCGCCCGACGCGCAGCGGCGCGGCCTCGGTCGCGCGCTGCTGGAGGCGCTGCACGAGGAGATGTCGCAGGCCCAGGCGTTCGACCTGTTCACCGGGCACCTGTCGGAGGGGAACCTGCGGCTCTATCGGAAGCTCGGCTACAGGGAGACCCGCAGGGAACGGATGGATGATCATCTGACCCTGGTGCACCTGCGACGCGGCTAG